One window from the genome of Phycisphaerales bacterium encodes:
- a CDS encoding tetratricopeptide repeat protein, translated as MNCRWLTESFRTTLLLSAFCWVQVTFAQQSSLVPTTPLLSPVVATAMEQPWLTEPEQRQMRLFHGVWDERDLVTAEDRAFAALMLWKLDDPLFKDPRASKELRAEAHLYRGDPKAALSVLVGSNSVTALRQSAEAHERLGKFNLAREQAEAAVAQVNEMDHPTAQDLTEHVRASRLLQRINDEPTNRFQSMMKRIGQVHQQVDRLYWPAKLVEAEILFEKGKVQESIAALHEVIALNPRSSEAWYLLGLVALENMLFDEAQHAADILDAIEPGHPKAMILRTETSLRRDDPEGALQMAKSMSELWPDLMEPRIQTAAAYALLYDRDAADQELAIADAMAPGSPQAFFEVGRHLLRNHQYEAAVAYLAEARKRRPNWAAPVIELSRIALQTGRADEALVILEQATRLDPFHVAAANYRFLLEELAEYETIETEHFVIRYKPGVDEVLVAMMPEVMEQIYENVTKPFDFEPRGKTYLEVMPDHQRFSVRVVGMPDVHTIAACTGPVIAMEVPRSGRPSQHRGTFDWPRVLQHEFTHTVNLAQSNNRVPRWLTEGAAVHMEGAGRTYERNVMLANALQTGDLFKMDEIDWAFIRPKKPSDIGQAYSQGNWMVEFIIKQWGMPVLVDLLDRMQKGDRPEAAFLGALGMSQETFFERFVMWAQGEVEAWGLAAEPSIQSLVDQAIDRDPKLSKIAQAQSQERLNQIARMVAGEVGRPGSPGREPIEARQWPAPPTGMIPISDEWLDDWIGTHPTHPDLVEMKMLRLLEREEVTDEQRIEWLERYVALRPIDPAPRRRLIKLLGADGLDEQARLHLEFLDHVEANSPVYAVQLAESYRQSGDLDRALSKMTRAVEIHPYHAPYRELAAAIAVEAEALSQAHRHIVALTILEPGRPLHKKRLEAIDALLEK; from the coding sequence ATGAATTGTCGGTGGTTAACAGAGAGTTTTAGAACCACTCTATTGCTAAGTGCCTTCTGTTGGGTTCAGGTGACATTCGCTCAACAGTCATCGCTGGTGCCCACCACACCTTTGTTGTCGCCAGTTGTTGCTACTGCTATGGAGCAACCATGGCTGACAGAGCCAGAGCAACGTCAAATGCGTCTCTTTCATGGTGTATGGGATGAGCGAGATCTTGTGACAGCAGAAGATCGTGCGTTTGCAGCGCTCATGCTCTGGAAACTAGACGACCCGTTGTTCAAAGATCCGCGCGCGAGCAAGGAGTTGCGCGCAGAGGCACATCTTTATCGCGGTGATCCTAAGGCCGCCCTATCAGTTTTGGTTGGTTCAAATTCTGTTACGGCGCTGCGGCAAAGTGCAGAGGCCCATGAGCGCCTTGGTAAATTTAATCTTGCTAGAGAACAAGCAGAGGCTGCCGTTGCACAAGTTAATGAAATGGATCATCCGACCGCTCAGGATCTGACCGAACATGTGCGAGCGTCTCGTTTGCTTCAGCGTATTAACGATGAGCCGACAAACCGATTCCAATCCATGATGAAGCGAATTGGTCAAGTCCACCAACAAGTGGATCGACTCTATTGGCCAGCAAAACTTGTAGAAGCAGAAATTCTATTTGAGAAAGGTAAGGTTCAAGAATCAATCGCCGCACTGCATGAGGTGATTGCATTGAATCCCCGTAGTTCAGAGGCATGGTATTTATTGGGCCTGGTTGCGCTGGAAAACATGTTGTTCGATGAAGCGCAGCATGCGGCAGATATTCTTGACGCTATTGAACCCGGGCATCCTAAAGCGATGATACTTCGGACTGAGACAAGTTTGCGAAGAGATGATCCTGAAGGTGCGCTCCAGATGGCCAAGTCAATGAGCGAGCTTTGGCCCGATCTCATGGAGCCGCGTATTCAAACTGCGGCAGCCTACGCACTTCTGTACGATCGAGATGCTGCAGATCAAGAGCTTGCCATTGCCGATGCGATGGCGCCGGGAAGTCCCCAGGCATTCTTTGAGGTAGGGCGGCATCTGCTTAGGAACCATCAATATGAAGCGGCAGTGGCGTATCTAGCTGAAGCTCGGAAGCGTCGCCCAAACTGGGCAGCGCCAGTCATTGAGTTGTCACGCATCGCGCTCCAGACCGGTCGAGCTGATGAGGCGTTGGTTATTTTGGAGCAAGCGACCCGGCTCGACCCGTTTCATGTTGCGGCGGCGAACTATCGCTTCTTACTCGAAGAGCTCGCGGAATATGAAACGATTGAAACCGAGCACTTTGTCATACGTTATAAGCCGGGCGTCGATGAAGTATTGGTGGCAATGATGCCAGAGGTCATGGAGCAGATTTATGAGAATGTCACCAAGCCATTTGATTTTGAACCGCGTGGTAAGACATACCTAGAGGTCATGCCAGACCACCAGCGGTTTTCTGTCCGGGTGGTTGGTATGCCAGATGTGCACACGATTGCGGCTTGCACGGGACCTGTTATTGCAATGGAAGTGCCTCGTTCAGGCCGACCTTCGCAACACCGTGGCACCTTTGATTGGCCACGCGTCCTTCAGCATGAGTTTACGCATACGGTCAATTTGGCGCAGTCGAATAATCGTGTGCCACGCTGGCTGACGGAGGGCGCTGCAGTGCATATGGAGGGCGCTGGGCGTACATACGAACGAAATGTCATGTTGGCCAATGCGTTGCAAACAGGCGATCTGTTTAAGATGGATGAGATTGACTGGGCTTTTATTCGACCAAAAAAACCAAGTGATATTGGGCAGGCATACTCCCAAGGTAACTGGATGGTCGAGTTCATCATCAAGCAATGGGGTATGCCTGTGCTCGTTGACTTGCTCGATCGGATGCAAAAAGGGGATCGGCCAGAAGCCGCCTTCTTGGGCGCGCTGGGCATGAGCCAGGAAACCTTTTTTGAGCGCTTTGTCATGTGGGCTCAGGGTGAGGTCGAGGCATGGGGCTTAGCGGCAGAGCCAAGCATACAGTCACTTGTGGATCAAGCGATCGATCGCGATCCGAAACTCTCTAAAATCGCGCAAGCTCAGTCACAGGAGCGCCTGAACCAAATTGCTCGAATGGTCGCCGGTGAAGTGGGTCGCCCCGGTAGTCCTGGGCGCGAGCCAATCGAAGCGCGTCAATGGCCAGCCCCACCGACAGGCATGATCCCAATCAGTGATGAATGGTTAGATGATTGGATTGGGACTCATCCAACACATCCCGATTTAGTTGAGATGAAGATGCTGCGTCTTCTGGAGCGAGAAGAAGTCACCGATGAGCAGCGCATCGAGTGGCTTGAGAGATATGTTGCTTTGCGTCCGATTGATCCAGCACCGAGACGTCGCTTGATTAAGTTGTTGGGGGCTGACGGTCTCGATGAGCAAGCTCGATTACATCTTGAATTTCTTGATCATGTCGAAGCAAATTCGCCGGTCTATGCGGTGCAGCTGGCGGAGAGTTACCGGCAATCAGGCGATCTTGATCGTGCGCTTTCAAAAATGACCCGGGCGGTAGAAATTCATCCATATCATGCACCATATCGTGAGCTTGCAGCAGCGATTGCAGTTGAGGCAGAGGCGCTCTCTCAAGCGCATCGCCATATTGTTGCTTTGACAATCCTAGAGCCAGGCCGGCCTTTACATAAAAAACGGCTTGAAGCTATTGATGCACTCTTGGAAAAGTAA
- a CDS encoding SDR family NAD(P)-dependent oxidoreductase, whose amino-acid sequence MSISLTDKAIIITGASSGIGAATALACASAGMPVLLNGRHEVRLENVAKQIRSLGQRAEIVVGDVTDSNFSEQLLDTAEHSFDGFYAVFANAGIGLDQPLNSMSTEEIRRHFEINFFSSVDLNIQAAKRLIADNKSGHLITNSSCLAKFTIPGHGAYSAAKSAQNHFSRAMGMELKSHNIYVSSVLPITTATSFFSTAATKRGLDGPQHMLPTHTPKIFIQKPERVARAIVKCLRSPRPEVWTSFTVRLTAAMFTLSPRLADFILSRSGTR is encoded by the coding sequence ATGAGCATATCGCTAACTGATAAGGCTATTATTATCACTGGTGCAAGCTCAGGAATAGGCGCTGCCACTGCACTTGCATGCGCGAGCGCAGGCATGCCAGTGCTACTCAACGGCCGCCATGAAGTGCGACTGGAGAATGTTGCCAAGCAAATCCGATCACTTGGTCAACGCGCAGAGATTGTGGTTGGTGACGTCACTGACAGCAATTTTTCAGAGCAACTTCTTGATACTGCGGAACATTCTTTTGATGGGTTCTACGCCGTCTTTGCCAATGCCGGAATTGGGCTCGATCAACCACTCAACAGCATGAGTACTGAAGAAATCCGCAGACACTTTGAAATCAACTTCTTCTCTTCAGTAGATCTCAACATTCAGGCAGCCAAGCGACTCATTGCCGACAACAAATCAGGACACCTGATCACAAACTCGAGTTGCTTAGCTAAATTCACAATTCCTGGGCATGGTGCCTATTCCGCCGCAAAGTCCGCCCAAAATCATTTCAGCCGTGCGATGGGCATGGAACTCAAAAGCCACAACATCTACGTTTCAAGCGTGTTGCCTATTACCACAGCCACCTCTTTTTTTTCAACCGCCGCTACGAAGCGTGGTTTGGATGGTCCTCAGCACATGCTGCCGACTCATACGCCAAAAATTTTTATTCAAAAGCCAGAGCGTGTTGCTCGAGCCATCGTTAAATGTTTACGCTCACCGCGACCAGAAGTCTGGACGAGCTTTACTGTTCGTTTGACGGCGGCAATGTTCACGCTCAGCCCCCGTCTCGCAGATTTTATTTTATCCAGAAGCGGCACGCGCTAA
- a CDS encoding outer membrane lipoprotein carrier protein LolA, producing MLHMIIIILLFFSLWRAPLEPFSDVVQTSAPITESDELHPPTSQPAVETTTDTSHEDGVIDILNTLEAKGAQLNGFTADVTYAKEDELLGRREIRRGEVLYMKDGDNRQFAILFDTVIINRRKENQLRHYVFDGQWLAEVDHANKQFIKQQIVAPGQTLDPLRIGEGPIPLPIGQRREDVLRRFQVQRIPLPTEGPLLSLANEKALTGLRLTSKPHTPEAEDFTYIDLFYDLKTGLPHGIYMVASNGDTKTVRLTELIANPDFDDQQRAKLQIETPDSSEWSIDVRPWKGDA from the coding sequence ATGCTTCACATGATTATCATCATCTTATTGTTCTTCTCTCTCTGGCGAGCGCCGCTTGAGCCATTCTCTGATGTGGTCCAAACCAGTGCGCCCATCACTGAATCTGATGAACTTCATCCACCGACATCGCAGCCCGCAGTTGAAACAACGACTGACACAAGTCATGAAGATGGTGTCATTGACATTCTTAATACGTTGGAGGCCAAAGGCGCACAGCTCAACGGCTTTACGGCCGATGTCACTTATGCAAAAGAGGACGAGTTACTTGGTCGGCGGGAGATTCGACGTGGCGAAGTTCTGTATATGAAGGATGGGGACAACCGCCAGTTCGCTATTTTGTTTGACACGGTCATTATTAATCGTCGTAAAGAAAATCAGCTCCGCCATTATGTTTTTGATGGCCAGTGGCTTGCCGAAGTGGATCATGCGAACAAACAATTCATCAAACAACAAATTGTTGCTCCGGGACAGACGCTTGATCCATTACGGATTGGTGAAGGTCCCATTCCACTTCCAATAGGCCAGCGTCGTGAGGATGTCTTAAGGCGTTTTCAGGTGCAGCGCATTCCGTTGCCTACAGAAGGGCCACTTCTATCATTGGCAAATGAGAAAGCGCTGACTGGTCTTCGTCTCACTTCAAAGCCCCACACACCTGAAGCAGAAGACTTTACATATATCGATCTCTTCTACGATCTGAAGACAGGGCTACCGCATGGTATTTATATGGTCGCTAGCAATGGTGACACAAAGACGGTGCGACTCACTGAGTTAATCGCTAATCCAGATTTCGATGACCAACAGCGAGCAAAGCTACAAATTGAAACGCCTGATTCTTCTGAATGGTCAATTGATGTTCGACCTTGGAAAGGTGACGCATGA
- a CDS encoding acyl-CoA carboxylase subunit beta, whose amino-acid sequence MSQPTDQPSSDSTSPATSLEAATEAHVATAQEIYQGGGTRGIDRQHKHGRMTARERLEQLIDAGLPRYECGLYSAWKMYQEFGGVPAAGVITVIAPVGGRLCMIVANDATVKAGAFFPMTCKKIIRAQSIAEMARLPLLYLVDSAGVFLPLQEDVFPDTDDFGRIFRNNAVISAQGIPQLAAIMGNCVAGGGYLPVLCDTLLMTKGSGLYLAGPALVKAAIGQEVGSEELGGASMHAEISGTIDFEEPDDEACLKRLRSLVHADLSTPPLGDPLFEPVAPKRSAKDVYKIFKSESHEQYDVRDILECIVDDESFDEYKVNFGASMVCGYTRIGGRPCGIVANQRKLTTKKMPGGASGPSTSVNMPAVIYTESADKAARFIMDCNQKRIPIIFIHDTTGFMVGRDSEQAGIIRSGAKLVNAMSNCVVPKISLITGASYGAGNYAMCGRAFDPLLSMAWPGTRCAVMGASQAAHTLLQIDLSARERRGEEIDHEMRQTLLDGITASYTEQQDIRYGAARGWIDRIIEPHHTRDELEFALAVSVGCDTSKPFRTGVLQT is encoded by the coding sequence ATGAGCCAACCTACAGACCAACCTTCCAGTGACTCCACCTCTCCAGCCACCTCCCTCGAAGCAGCAACCGAAGCACACGTGGCTACTGCTCAAGAGATCTATCAAGGCGGCGGCACCCGAGGAATCGACCGTCAACATAAACATGGCCGCATGACCGCTCGTGAGAGATTAGAGCAGCTGATCGATGCCGGGCTCCCTCGCTATGAATGTGGCCTCTATTCGGCTTGGAAGATGTATCAGGAATTTGGTGGTGTGCCTGCTGCAGGCGTGATCACGGTCATTGCACCTGTTGGTGGCCGCCTCTGCATGATTGTGGCCAATGATGCCACGGTGAAGGCGGGCGCCTTCTTCCCAATGACCTGTAAAAAGATTATCCGTGCTCAGTCTATTGCTGAAATGGCACGCTTACCACTTCTATACCTCGTTGATTCAGCTGGCGTTTTTTTACCGCTTCAAGAAGATGTGTTCCCAGATACGGATGACTTCGGTCGCATTTTCCGTAACAACGCGGTGATCTCAGCGCAAGGGATTCCTCAACTCGCCGCAATTATGGGCAACTGCGTTGCAGGTGGCGGGTATCTACCGGTCTTATGCGACACCCTTCTTATGACAAAAGGCAGCGGCCTCTATCTTGCTGGTCCAGCACTCGTCAAGGCGGCCATTGGGCAGGAAGTTGGCAGCGAAGAGCTCGGTGGCGCATCGATGCATGCGGAGATTTCAGGGACGATCGATTTTGAAGAGCCGGATGATGAAGCCTGCCTCAAAAGACTTCGTAGCCTTGTCCATGCCGATCTCTCAACACCTCCACTTGGCGATCCGCTTTTTGAACCAGTTGCTCCTAAACGAAGCGCCAAAGATGTCTACAAGATCTTTAAATCTGAGTCACACGAACAATATGACGTTCGCGATATTCTCGAGTGCATTGTCGATGATGAAAGCTTCGATGAATACAAGGTTAACTTTGGTGCCTCTATGGTCTGCGGATACACCCGTATCGGCGGACGCCCTTGTGGCATTGTGGCCAACCAAAGAAAATTAACAACAAAGAAAATGCCGGGTGGTGCGTCAGGTCCTTCAACCTCTGTCAACATGCCTGCCGTGATCTACACCGAATCTGCTGACAAAGCAGCTCGCTTCATTATGGATTGCAATCAAAAACGGATTCCAATCATCTTCATTCATGACACCACCGGCTTTATGGTGGGGCGAGACTCTGAACAGGCTGGCATCATTCGTTCAGGAGCCAAACTTGTCAATGCAATGAGTAACTGTGTTGTTCCTAAAATCTCTTTGATTACCGGCGCGAGTTACGGCGCTGGCAATTACGCCATGTGTGGGCGTGCCTTTGACCCACTACTTTCTATGGCCTGGCCTGGCACGCGGTGCGCTGTCATGGGCGCTAGCCAGGCAGCTCACACGCTGCTGCAGATCGATCTTTCGGCGCGTGAACGTCGTGGTGAGGAAATTGACCATGAGATGCGACAGACTTTGCTTGATGGCATTACCGCCTCTTACACTGAACAGCAAGACATTCGCTATGGTGCTGCGCGCGGCTGGATTGATCGAATCATTGAACCACATCACACACGAGATGAATTGGAATTTGCGCTCGCAGTATCAGTAGGATGTGATACTTCCAAACCATTTCGAACAGGCGTATTACAAACGTAG
- the ispF gene encoding 2-C-methyl-D-erythritol 2,4-cyclodiphosphate synthase, with translation MNGHQKSFPRVGHGYDLHRLEPLPPSGMGRSLILAGCKIDHDRGPISHSDGDAVLHAVTDAILGALGKPDIGELFPNNDPKFESMASDVFLTEAISLMHSAGFDIGNIDITVICQRPRISKYKAQMTSQITRLLGCQEGQVNLKGKTHEEVDAVGEGRAIEVHVVTILLPQES, from the coding sequence ATGAATGGGCATCAAAAATCATTCCCAAGGGTTGGCCACGGTTATGACCTACACCGTCTTGAGCCACTCCCTCCATCAGGCATGGGGAGATCCCTGATCTTGGCTGGTTGCAAGATAGACCACGATCGAGGACCAATTAGCCACTCTGATGGTGATGCAGTGCTTCATGCAGTGACGGATGCAATTCTTGGGGCTCTTGGGAAACCAGACATTGGCGAGCTCTTCCCGAACAATGATCCTAAATTTGAGAGCATGGCCTCTGATGTCTTCTTAACGGAGGCTATTTCTCTCATGCACTCAGCCGGCTTCGATATCGGCAATATAGATATCACCGTGATTTGCCAGCGGCCACGAATATCAAAGTACAAGGCTCAGATGACCTCTCAGATCACCAGATTACTGGGCTGCCAGGAGGGGCAGGTGAATCTCAAAGGGAAGACCCATGAGGAAGTTGATGCTGTGGGTGAGGGGCGTGCAATTGAGGTCCATGTCGTGACCATCTTGTTGCCCCAAGAAAGCTGA
- a CDS encoding SPFH domain-containing protein: protein MSYLSNLTLSTISSSDPSKWVPLIVGIFALLLVVLFALIFFLKQYRRCPSNRILVVYGRVSGKRAAKCLHGGGTFVWPVIQSYAYIGLEPLVIDIPLQGALSLNNIRVNVPSTFTVGISTDSILMQNAAERLLMMSEDSIREQAQDIILGQLRLVIATLSIEEINKDREKFMALINENVAEEINKIGLELINVNIRDITDESDYIEAIGKRAAAEAINRAKVEVAQQERDGSIGEAEALRERDVRVAEEQSKSEQGRKEAERAQRITIAELESKAITGEVESKRDYEIASAERNSETIAASKEAEQEQRIQVAKAESLAIEGENTSNAEIAESNARLAEVRAHAQQRSEIASAEAQRAILDKERDEEIARLNKEIIAPQEIAKRQIEIAAEAEAEKVRREALGEADAILARYKAEAEGIQKVLEAKAKGYAELVESCGGNPQLAPTLLLVEKLPELVKEQVRAISNLKIEKITVWEGGRGENGRNATSNFLSGMIGSLPQIHELAEQAGIELPDVLGSVGSKNQKVQPDQTVQMGKPLSDLQTEEEPKKTPPPHPTE, encoded by the coding sequence ATGTCATACCTGAGCAATCTCACTCTCTCCACGATTTCAAGTTCAGACCCGTCAAAATGGGTCCCACTGATCGTAGGGATTTTCGCGCTATTGCTTGTGGTGCTCTTTGCACTGATCTTCTTCTTGAAGCAGTATCGGAGATGCCCCTCCAACCGAATCCTGGTTGTCTACGGCAGAGTCAGTGGTAAACGAGCTGCAAAATGCCTCCACGGTGGCGGAACATTCGTATGGCCAGTCATTCAAAGCTACGCCTACATCGGTTTGGAACCACTGGTCATCGACATCCCTCTCCAGGGTGCCCTTTCGCTGAACAACATTCGCGTGAACGTACCCTCGACCTTCACCGTTGGTATCTCGACCGATTCCATCCTGATGCAGAACGCGGCGGAACGCCTACTGATGATGAGCGAGGACTCAATCAGAGAACAGGCCCAAGACATCATCCTCGGACAGCTCCGACTGGTCATCGCAACCCTTTCGATTGAAGAGATCAATAAGGACCGTGAGAAGTTCATGGCGTTGATCAATGAGAACGTCGCGGAAGAGATCAACAAGATCGGCCTCGAACTGATCAACGTGAACATAAGGGACATCACAGACGAGAGCGACTACATCGAGGCGATTGGCAAGAGAGCCGCTGCCGAAGCAATCAACCGCGCCAAGGTCGAGGTCGCACAGCAGGAGCGTGACGGTTCGATCGGGGAAGCCGAGGCGTTGAGGGAACGCGATGTCCGTGTGGCTGAAGAACAATCCAAATCCGAACAGGGTCGCAAGGAGGCCGAGCGTGCGCAACGAATAACCATTGCAGAACTCGAATCCAAGGCGATCACCGGCGAAGTCGAATCGAAGCGAGACTACGAGATCGCTTCCGCCGAGCGAAACTCCGAAACAATTGCCGCAAGTAAGGAAGCCGAACAGGAACAACGTATCCAAGTGGCGAAGGCCGAATCCCTCGCCATCGAGGGCGAGAACACGTCGAATGCAGAGATCGCCGAGTCCAACGCACGCCTGGCCGAAGTACGCGCCCATGCTCAGCAACGCTCAGAAATTGCATCCGCCGAAGCCCAACGCGCGATTCTCGATAAGGAACGCGATGAAGAGATTGCCCGGCTCAACAAGGAGATCATCGCGCCTCAGGAGATCGCAAAGAGGCAGATCGAGATCGCCGCGGAAGCCGAGGCCGAGAAGGTACGTCGAGAAGCCCTGGGTGAAGCTGATGCAATCCTGGCTCGTTACAAGGCGGAAGCAGAAGGCATCCAAAAGGTGCTCGAAGCAAAGGCAAAGGGGTATGCAGAACTGGTGGAGAGCTGTGGAGGGAACCCCCAACTCGCTCCGACACTGCTGCTGGTCGAGAAGCTCCCGGAACTAGTGAAGGAGCAGGTCCGGGCGATCAGCAATCTGAAGATCGAAAAGATCACCGTATGGGAAGGTGGTCGTGGCGAGAACGGTCGAAATGCCACGAGCAACTTCCTCTCGGGGATGATCGGCTCCCTGCCTCAGATCCACGAGCTTGCCGAACAGGCCGGGATCGAACTTCCCGACGTGCTCGGTTCAGTCGGAAGCAAGAATCAGAAAGTCCAGCCAGACCAGACTGTCCAGATGGGCAAGCCTCTCTCGGATCTCCAAACCGAAGAAGAACCGAAGAAGACTCCCCCACCTCATCCCACGGAGTAA
- a CDS encoding methylmalonyl-CoA mutase family protein, whose protein sequence is MSKLRGPEEKSDTDAVSQGLNPETITMSGYIVDPVYGPDGVRTTSPESDQVPDPRIGNSGAFPYTRGIHPEMYRKRLWTMRQFAGFGSADDTNARFKYLLANAKGTKANTGLSTAFDLPTLMGRDSDDPLSAGEVGRCGVAIDTLEDMHRLYADIPIDEVTVSQTINGPACVIWALYLAMARQRNMDWKKLGGTLQNDILKEFHSQNEFIYPPEASVKLVVDTIEYAALHLPRWNSVSISGYHIREAGSTATQELAFTLRDGMEYVQACIDRGLDVDVFAPRLSFFFNSHSEFFEEICKLRAARRIWATTMRDRFGAKNSRSLLMRTHVQTAGCSLTEQQPMNNIVRVAYQAMAGVLGGCQSLHTDSMDETLGLPTETAVRVALRTQQILAHETGVHRTVDPLGGSWFVEALTDRMEEDANEIISEIDGMGGCVEGIHRGYFRRAIAEASYRFGQEMEAGDRVIVGVNAYPEGNDEHQVDILEIGHDVEVNQCERLAAHKKNRDDELVLKSLDEIRQTARDDKNVMDALVEASLVGCTLGEMVQAMADIYGRYMGGPEW, encoded by the coding sequence ATGAGCAAGCTTCGTGGGCCAGAAGAAAAATCCGATACCGACGCCGTCAGTCAGGGATTGAATCCTGAGACAATCACCATGTCAGGCTATATCGTCGACCCTGTCTACGGCCCCGATGGCGTGCGCACCACCAGCCCTGAATCTGATCAGGTCCCTGACCCTCGCATTGGCAACTCAGGAGCGTTCCCTTACACGCGCGGCATTCATCCAGAAATGTATCGCAAGCGACTATGGACCATGCGTCAGTTTGCAGGGTTTGGGTCAGCCGACGATACCAATGCTCGCTTCAAATATCTGTTAGCCAATGCCAAAGGTACGAAAGCAAACACCGGCCTGTCTACTGCTTTTGATCTACCCACATTGATGGGTCGTGATAGTGATGATCCGCTTTCTGCTGGTGAAGTGGGGCGATGTGGTGTTGCAATCGACACGCTCGAAGACATGCACCGTCTCTATGCAGATATTCCGATCGATGAAGTGACCGTCAGCCAGACAATCAATGGCCCGGCCTGCGTCATCTGGGCACTCTATCTTGCCATGGCTCGGCAACGGAATATGGACTGGAAGAAGCTCGGTGGCACACTTCAAAATGACATCCTTAAGGAATTTCATTCACAGAATGAATTCATCTACCCACCTGAAGCATCTGTCAAACTCGTCGTCGACACAATCGAATATGCCGCCCTGCATCTACCTCGCTGGAACTCTGTTTCTATTAGCGGTTATCACATTCGAGAGGCCGGTTCAACGGCGACGCAAGAGCTTGCATTTACATTGCGAGACGGCATGGAATATGTGCAGGCTTGCATTGACCGGGGGCTTGATGTCGATGTATTTGCCCCTCGGCTTTCATTTTTCTTCAATAGTCATAGCGAGTTCTTTGAAGAAATCTGCAAACTCCGTGCAGCCCGGCGCATTTGGGCCACCACCATGCGAGATCGCTTTGGCGCTAAAAATAGTCGCTCTCTCCTGATGCGAACACATGTCCAGACTGCTGGATGCTCCCTGACCGAACAGCAGCCGATGAATAATATCGTGCGCGTTGCTTATCAAGCCATGGCTGGGGTTCTTGGTGGTTGTCAGAGCCTCCATACAGATTCCATGGATGAGACACTCGGCCTTCCAACCGAAACAGCTGTTCGGGTTGCACTACGCACACAACAGATATTGGCCCATGAAACTGGTGTCCATCGCACCGTGGATCCACTCGGCGGAAGTTGGTTTGTTGAAGCACTCACTGATCGAATGGAAGAGGATGCCAATGAGATCATCAGTGAAATTGATGGCATGGGTGGTTGCGTTGAAGGCATCCATCGCGGCTATTTCCGACGTGCAATTGCTGAAGCAAGCTACCGATTTGGACAGGAGATGGAGGCTGGAGACAGAGTCATCGTTGGCGTCAATGCCTATCCAGAGGGGAACGACGAACACCAGGTTGATATCTTAGAGATTGGCCATGACGTTGAAGTCAACCAATGCGAGCGGTTAGCCGCTCATAAGAAAAATCGAGATGACGAACTCGTGCTCAAGTCACTGGATGAAATCCGCCAAACGGCTCGTGACGACAAAAACGTCATGGATGCGCTGGTCGAAGCATCACTTGTTGGCTGCACCCTAGGTGAGATGGTTCAGGCAATGGCTGATATCTATGGCCGCTATATGGGTGGCCCTGAGTGGTAA